A single region of the Ziziphus jujuba cultivar Dongzao chromosome 10, ASM3175591v1 genome encodes:
- the LOC107412153 gene encoding pathogenesis-related protein PR-4 has product MEKISALVVLMMCMVASASAQSASNVRATYHLYNPQNINWDYNAASVYCATWDANKPLEWRRQYGWTAFCGPVGPRGQESCGKCLRVTNTRTQAQVTVRIVDQCSNGGLDLDVNVFNQIDTDKQGYAQGFLTVNYEFVNC; this is encoded by the exons ATGGAGAAGATAAGCGCTTTGGTGGTGTTGATGATGTGCATGGTGGCAAGTGCTAGTGCACAGAGTGCGAGCAATGTGAGAGCAACATACCACTTGTACAATCCACAGAATATCAATTGGGACTATAACGCTGCCAGCGTCTACTGCGCAACCTGGGACGCCAACAAGCCCTTGGAATGGCGTAGGCAATATGGATGGACTGCATTTTGTGGACCTGTTGGGCCTCGTGGCCAGGAGTCTTGTGGCAAGTGCTTGAGG GTGACCAACACAAGGACACAAGCCCAAGTAACGGTGAGAATTGTGGATCAGTGCAGCAATGGTGGGCTAGATTTGGATGTGAACGTGTTTAATCAGATTGACACCGATAAACAAGGCTATGCACAAGGCTTCCTTACTGTAAACTACGAGTTTGTCAACTGTTGA
- the LOC132799559 gene encoding pathogenesis-related protein PR-4-like, giving the protein MQGKIVMSFLMVLLLITCLVGSGTANRANRVRATYHLYNPENIGYDLSEANAFCATWDADKPLEWRCKYGWTAFCGPAGPRGQAACGKCLRVTNTATGARATVRIVDQCNNGGLDLDVNVFNEIDTDGRGQDQGHLMVSYRFVSC; this is encoded by the exons ATGCAGGGGAAGATCGTAATGAGCTTTTTGATGGTACTGCTGCTAATTACCTGCTTGGTGGGTAGTGGGACTGCAAACAGAGCGAATCGTGTGAGAGCAACTTACCATTTGTACAATCCAGAGAATATCGGATACGATTTGTCGGAGGCTAATGCCTTCTGTGCCACATGGGACGCAGACAAGCCCTTGGAATGGCGTTGCAAATATGGTTGGACCGCTTTCTGTGGACCTGCTGGTCCTCGTGGCCAGGCTGCTTGTGGCAAATGCTTGAGG GTAACGAACACAGCGACAGGAGCTCGAGCAACAGTGAGAATTGTGGACCAATGCAACAATGGTGGGCTTGACTTGGATGTTAATGTCTTTAACGAGATTGACACCGATGGTAGAGGCCAGGATCAAGGCCATCTTATGGTCAGCTATCGGTTTGTCAGCTGCTAA